TATCGTTTTTCTTGAAACTCGGGAAATTTCTGCAAGTTCTCCAACTGAGATTTTTAATTTTTCACGGGTTTCCCTTAAAACTGCCCCATCAATGTTTACGAAAAATCCACCCCTATTTGCGTAAACTACTGGAGGTTCTCCGGACAATTGATCCCTAAATGTATTGAACGTAACTGCTTTTATACCGTATCTTTCATATACTGCCCCTTCTTCCATTATGGAGTTTCTCGTACGAGTTCCAATGATTATCGGGACTGCCTGAAGCATTTTTGCGATATTTAACAATTCTTCAGACTGTTCAGTGCTTAAACTATCTATGTTTTTCAAAATCTTTATTAAAAATCTTAAATCCGCTTTTTTAGCAATTAAATCAAAGCATGACCTTCCAAAAGGCTTTGATATCACAAAATGGGACTCATACAGCAGATCAATGCATTCAGAAAGTAAAACTTCTCTCATAACGATATACCTGTGTGGCCATAAACCACATATTTTTAATTCTAAATCTAATCCACAATGTATATATTTCTTGCGGAAAACGTATATAATATGTTCTAAATATTGACTAGTAATGGTGATAACGTGAAAAAGATAGCAGAAGATAAAGGAATTTCCTCACAATTAAGACATTTTAAAGCCGTTGTTTCAGAGTACGGGTCTAAAAGCATATTATACAGTGGTTCAAAGGGAGTATGTCTTCCTTTCGCACTATTAAATGCTTATGCAGTAAGAACTGTTGAAGAACAGTATTTTAGCCCCGATGCAAAGTTAGATGAACTTTCAAAACTTAATTCTGGAAGTTTGGGATACACATACAACAATTTTGAAAATAATTCAGAATTTAAACCAGACATGCTTGTTTTAATGGGTGGACTTGCGATGCCGCATTCTAAAGTGACCCTTTCTGATGTTAACGATTTAATTGAAAAAATAACTCCAAAAAAAGTTGTCGGAATCTGCTTTTCAAGCATATTTCAAAAGGAAAAATGGGATAAAAACATCGACTTTGATTTAATAATTGATAGCCAGTTAGAACCCGTAACTGTTTATGGGAAATAATACTCTTTAAGATTTAATTGTAAATAAATTATAAATAAAATTAAAATATGTCTTAAAATTAAATCCTTTTTAAAGCGGTGTAGTCTAATGATAAACCCCCAAATATCATTATTAAACAGTCAAAACTCGGTAAAACTAAAATTTAAAAAGCTTTTAACTGACTTGAAACGGCTGATACTGTATAGAACTCTGCTTGATGACAAAATAATCGGTTATTTAATAAATATTATCAAAGAACTTGCAGAAGATGAACCTAATGAATTAATTGTTGAGAAAAATTACTATGAATTAACTCGTGACTTAATTATAACTGCAGAAACGGAAAATTTTAGTGGAAATATTTTAAAATCATATATTATGAATTCAATTTTAAAAGACGAAAATATCTTTGCAAGATCTTGTGAAAAACATAACCACGATCTTGAAAGCCTTTATGAACTTGCATTTAAAGATATAAGTGTTTTAAAAAGAGTTATGGATATTGATACTAAACATTTGCGAACAATTCTTGATTCAGATGATGAAACTATTGAAAATTATACTCCCACACTCTACAAGGATGAAAAAACTATATTTTCGGAATATCGGGAAGAACTTTTAAATATCGATTCAGTTCCTGAACTTTTAGATTCGATAATTGAATATTACTATAGAATCGGCTCTGGTGAACTTGTAGATCATGTTGCATTTAAATGGGATGGTAAAAAAGGGCTTTCCGGAATTAAATACTGCGATTTAGCGAGTATGGAAAGTATTGTTGGATATAATTACCAAAAAGAAATTCTTTTAAAAAATACCTCTGCCTTTATCGAAGGAAATCCTTCAAATAATATTTTACTTGTCGGATCCCGAGGAACTGGAAAATCGTCCCTTGTAAAATCTCTCGTAAAAGAATATTATCTTGATGGTTTAAGGATTATTGAACTTAAAAAAAGCCAATTGAAAGATTTTGAATTGATTATAGATCATTTAAGAAATAGAAATAAAAAATTCATAGTTTTCCTTGACGATTTATCATTTGAAGATAATGAAACAGAATACAAAGAATTGAAATCGATTCTTGAAGGAAGTTTAGAGAAAAAACCTGAAAATGTAATAATTTATGCAACTTCAAACAGGAGGAACCTGATAAAAGAGTCCTGGTCAGAGCGAGATTCAGATATTCATTCAAACGATTCGATAAATGAAAAAATGTCGCTTTCCGATAGATTTGGAATAACCTTAAGTTTTTATTCGCCAACCCAAGAAGAATACTTATCCATGGTAAAAAAACTTGCAACAGAAAATGGAATTAACCCATGCAACAAAGATGATGTTAAATTTTACTCAATGAACATTGGAAAATTGTCAGAGCAGACTGGAATGATTATGGCATGGGAAACACTTCGCGAAGATGCAATAAAATGGGGAATGTCCCAAAACGGTTTTTCTGGAAGAACTGCAAAACAATTTATTGATTACATCATCGGAACTTACAAAAATTAATTCTTTTACATTTTTAGGTGATTTTTAAAGATTTTTTGGAAATATATCTTCAAATAACTATTAATTAAAAATTTACTGTACATATAACATTTATTTTACCAATAAATATCATATTTGAATAATTTACGCCAAAAACGGATTAAATCAGTATTACTTTTTTTACATATATTTTGTTTTGAAACAGAGGTTTATCCATTTAACCATTATTTTTTAAAAATAAGATTAATTGTATGGTATAAAATTAAATTACGAATTATTATAACTTTTTACTTAAAATTGACGATTATTATATGATAAATTTAATATTACTTGAAAAATAAAGATTAATTTGATAGTTGGGGGTAGAATAACCTATCTAATACTCATCATTTATCACGGAGGGGGTGTAAATGATAAAACTTGTAGTGGCTACTATGGTCATATTATCAATTTTTTTGCCATTGCCAGCAGATGAAAGTAATAGTTCATACGCTGAAAAGGGAGAACAATACTACCTTGAAAAAGACTATGAACATTCCATAGAATGTTTTGATAAAGCCTTGGAGCTAGATCCAAAAAACACTTGTTCGTTGGAATATCTAGGAAAATATTATATAAAAACGGGAAATTACAGTAATGCAGAACTTTATTTTACGAGATTACTTGAAATAGAACCTGAAAATGAAATTGCCCTAAAAAATTTGGGACAGATCTGCATTTTAAATGAAGACTACGAAAAAGCGCTTTATTATTTCAATACTTCGCTTGAAATTGATAATTCTGTTGGAAAAACGTGGTTTTACAAAGGAGTATGTTTAAAAATGCTTGGAAACTATGACGAATCAGTTGAAGCGTTTGATAAATCTACTGGAAACTATGAAGAAATTGTTTTAATTTGGAATGAACTTGGATACATTTACTATCAAAATGAAAAATACGATAAAGCAATTGAATGTTTTGATAAAGCATTGGCATTAGATAGGAACTTGAAATATTCTTTCAACGGCAAAGGACTCTGTTATGAAAAAAAAGAACAATATGATCTTGCCATTGAATGTTTTGATAAAGCATTACTTGAAGATGAATTTTATTATGATGCCATATACAATAAAGGGATAATCCACTACAACTTAAAAAATTATTCCGTTGCGATCTCTTGCTTTGAAACTGCTCTTGAATTAAATAATTCTAACCCATACTGCCATTTCTACAAAGCAGATTCATTAAAAGGCCTTGGAAAATATAATGAAGCAGTTTTAAGCTATAAAAACGCAGTTCAACT
This DNA window, taken from Methanococcus maripaludis, encodes the following:
- a CDS encoding tetratricopeptide repeat protein yields the protein MIKLVVATMVILSIFLPLPADESNSSYAEKGEQYYLEKDYEHSIECFDKALELDPKNTCSLEYLGKYYIKTGNYSNAELYFTRLLEIEPENEIALKNLGQICILNEDYEKALYYFNTSLEIDNSVGKTWFYKGVCLKMLGNYDESVEAFDKSTGNYEEIVLIWNELGYIYYQNEKYDKAIECFDKALALDRNLKYSFNGKGLCYEKKEQYDLAIECFDKALLEDEFYYDAIYNKGIIHYNLKNYSVAISCFETALELNNSNPYCHFYKADSLKGLGKYNEAVLSYKNAVQLDPKNPIFWSGMGLSYNYLNEYNLSIQAYEKAAQLNPKDDVSWSNLGYMQYKNKNYSESISCFETALELNPENKYAWNGLGNSYILIKNYEKALMCYEKAIKIDPLYGEPKKSKSLILA
- a CDS encoding DUF2124 family protein, with the translated sequence MKKIAEDKGISSQLRHFKAVVSEYGSKSILYSGSKGVCLPFALLNAYAVRTVEEQYFSPDAKLDELSKLNSGSLGYTYNNFENNSEFKPDMLVLMGGLAMPHSKVTLSDVNDLIEKITPKKVVGICFSSIFQKEKWDKNIDFDLIIDSQLEPVTVYGK
- a CDS encoding ATP-binding protein, whose translation is MINPQISLLNSQNSVKLKFKKLLTDLKRLILYRTLLDDKIIGYLINIIKELAEDEPNELIVEKNYYELTRDLIITAETENFSGNILKSYIMNSILKDENIFARSCEKHNHDLESLYELAFKDISVLKRVMDIDTKHLRTILDSDDETIENYTPTLYKDEKTIFSEYREELLNIDSVPELLDSIIEYYYRIGSGELVDHVAFKWDGKKGLSGIKYCDLASMESIVGYNYQKEILLKNTSAFIEGNPSNNILLVGSRGTGKSSLVKSLVKEYYLDGLRIIELKKSQLKDFELIIDHLRNRNKKFIVFLDDLSFEDNETEYKELKSILEGSLEKKPENVIIYATSNRRNLIKESWSERDSDIHSNDSINEKMSLSDRFGITLSFYSPTQEEYLSMVKKLATENGINPCNKDDVKFYSMNIGKLSEQTGMIMAWETLREDAIKWGMSQNGFSGRTAKQFIDYIIGTYKN